In the Malus domestica chromosome 16, GDT2T_hap1 genome, one interval contains:
- the LOC139192739 gene encoding pentatricopeptide repeat-containing protein At3g03580-like — MLSVSLRRGAWPMRITRLLSSVRFSTNFNVATASSTSSSLRLNSYFEPSVRDLVYSINRKIDGLIKSGDLNTALKLFDEMPVYDVVTYNMLISGHGRHGFPEQAFHFYAEMVSQGIRESASTFSSVLGVCNDAGFCREGMQVHCRVVSLGFGLNLYVGGSLVDLYLHMGLDNVALKLFDELPYRNVAVWNLLLRGFCELGRLDELCGVFSTMEFDGVDPNGLTYCYLIRGCSNGRLLDEGKQLHCLVVKDGWVESNVFVANALVDLYSACGSLIDATEAFEAIQMEDVISWNSIIWVCAENGLLLDALKLFVEMQFWEKRPSIRSFIGFLNLASRTENIELGKQMHSYVLKSGFGHGGSVHVQSALIDMYGKCVDIESSVSIYESVGEKTLESCNSLMTSLLHCGVIEDVVEMFGLMVDKGIGLDEVTLSTTLKALSISALASSGSCKLVHCCAIKSGFGSDIAVSCSLIDAYARCGHVKLSRQVFEQLPSPNVICFTSLIHGYARNGTGSEGLDLLQEMISKGLKPDQVTILGVLSGCNHSGLVKEARFVFDSMKKLYDISPDRKHFSCMVDLLGRAGMLEEAEDLLQQAPVNGDCVMWSSLLRSCRIHKNETVGRRTVKTLLLELDVEDPEIWLQASNFYSEIGEFDTAMQIREIAIARKVKWEMGHSLIEVNSHHHR; from the coding sequence ATGTTGTCAGTTTCACTTCGGAGAGGCGCATGGCCAATGCGGATTACTAGGTTACTGTCTTCCGTACGTTTCAGTACAAACTTCAACGTAGCCACAGCTTCATCAACCTCGTCATCTCTGCGTTTGAACTCGTACTTTGAACCCAGTGTTCGTGACCTTGTATACTCCATCAACCGAAAAATCGATGGTTTGATTAAATCCGGGGACTTGAACACTGCCCTCAAACTGTTCGATGAAATGCCTGTATACGATGTTGTAACATATAACATGCTGATTTCTGGGCACGGCCGACATGGGTTTCCGGAACAGGCTTTTCACTTCTATGCTGAAATGGTTTCACAAGGAATTAGAGAAAGTGCTTCGACGTTTTCGTCGGTTTTGGGTGTTTGTAACGACGCAGGGTTTTGTAGAGAAGGAATGCAAGTTCATTGCAGGGTTGTCTCACTTGGGTTCGGCTTGAATTTGTATGTGGGGGGCTCCCTTGTGGATCTTTATTTGCATATGGGACTAGATAATGTAGCTTTGAAGCTGTTTGATGAATTGCCGTACCGAAATGTAGCTGTTTGGAATTTGTTGTTACGTGGGTTTTGTGAACTTGGTCGGTTGGATGAGCTATGTGGTGTGTTTTccacgatggaatttgatggtgTGGATCCAAATGGGCTTACTTATTGTTATTTGATCCGCGGATGTAGTAATGGGAGGCTCTTGGATGAAGGAAAGCAGCTACATTGCCTAGTTGTTAAGGACGGATGGGTGGAATCGAATGTATTTGTTGCGAATGCTCTGGTGGATTTGTACTCTGCTTGTGGGAGCTTGATTGATGCAACAGAAGCATTTGAAGCTATTCAAATGGAGGATGTGATTTCGTGGAATTCAATTATCTGGGTCTGCGCAGAAAATGGTTTGCTGCTTGATGCTCTTAAGTTATTTGTTGAGATGCAGTTTTGGGAGAAGAGGCCATCGATTCGTTCGTTTATAGGGTTTTTGAATTTAGCGAGTAGGACTGAGAATATTGAACTTGGAAAGCAGATGCACTCTTATGTTTTGAAGTCGGGTTTTGGTCATGGTGGGAGTGTTCATGTTCAATCTGCTCTAATAGATATGTACGGGAAATGCGTCGACATTGAAAGTTCGGTGTCCATTTATGAAAGTGTTGGTGAGAAAACGTTGGAGTCTTGTAATTCTTTGATGACCTCTTTGTTGCATTGCGGTGTTATTGAGGATGTGGTGGAAATGTTTGGTTTGATGGTTGATAAGGGAATTGGTCTTGATGAAGTTACTCTATCCACGACCCTGAAAGCCTTATCGATATCTGCTTTAGCAAGTTCGGGCAGCTGCAAATTGGTACATTGTTGTGCAATAAAATCAGGTTTTGGATCTGATATTGCGGTTTCGTGTTCACTAATCGATGCCTATGCAAGGTGTGGCCATGTCAAGCTTTCTCGACAAGTTTTCGAACAACTACCTTCAccgaatgtcatttgttttACGTCGTTAATCCATGGATATGCACGAAATGGAACGGGAAGTGAAGGTCTTGATTTGCTTCAAGAAATGATCTCAAAGGGTCTGAAACCTGATCAAGTGACAATCTTGGGTGTGTTAAGTGGGTGCAACCATTCAGGACTGGTCAAAGAAGCAAGATTTGTGTTTGATTCAATGAAAAAACTATATGATATTTCTCCGGACAGAAAGCATTTTTCGTGTATGGTTGATCTCTTAGGCCGGGCGGGTATGCTAGAGGAAGCTGAAGACTTGCTGCAGCAGGCACCGGTTAATGGGGACTGTGTGATGTGGAGCTCGTTGTTGCGTAGTTGTAGGATACACAAGAACGAAACAGTCGGAAGACGAACGGTAAAAACTTTGTTGTTGGAGCTTGATGTCGAAGATCCTGAGATATGGTTGCAAGCTTCAAACTTTTATTCTGAAATTGGAGAGTTTGACACTGCAATGCAAATCAGGGAAATTGCAATAGCAAGGAAAGTGAAATGGGAGATGGGTCACAGTTTGATCGAGGTAAACAGTCACCATCACCGCTAG
- the LOC139192740 gene encoding uncharacterized protein — protein sequence MGSEGPKRVVVHVSGFKKFQGVAENPTEIIVSNLRGFVEKRGLSAGLILGNCDVLETAGDGARPALYKAMESGISATGSNGNEQVVWLHLGVNSAAVKFSVERRAVNEATFRCPDELGWQPQQRLIVPEDGGITRARKTCCSIEAILKILKNRGYDAAISDDAGRFVCNYVYYHSLRFAEEKGHKSLFVHVPLFSRIDEETQMRFVAYLLEAIAATC from the exons ATGGGATCAGAAGGACCAAAGAGAGTGGTGGTTCACGTGAGTGGGTTCAAGAAGTTCCAGGGGGTTGCTGAGAATCCCACAGAGATTATAGTTAGCAATCTGAGGGGGTTCGTTGAGAAGAGAGGGTTGTCTGCTGGTCTTATACTTGGCAACTGTGATGTTCTTGAAACAGCGGGAGACGGCGCGCGCCCCGCTCTTTACAAGGCCATGGAATCGGGGATTTCAGCAACCGGTTCTAACGGCAATGAACAAGTTGTATGG CTCCACCTGGGGGTGAATAGTGCGGCTGTAAAATTTTCTGTTGAGCGGCGAGCAGTAAATGAAGCCACTTTCCGCTGTCCAGATGAGTTAGGATGGCAACCTCAG CAACGACTAATAGTCCCCGAGGATGGAGGAATTACACGAGCAAGAAAG ACATGTTGCTCGATCGAGGCAATCCTTAAGATCTTGAAGAATCGAGGATATGATGCGGCAATATCAGATGATGCTGGACGTTTCGTGTGCAATTATGTCTACTATCATTCCCTCCGTTTTGCAGAAGAAAAGGGTCACAAATCTTTATTTGTCCACGTCCCTCTCTTTTCCAGAATCGATGAAGAAACTCAGATGCGCTTTGTGGCCTACCTCTTGGAGGCGATTGCAGCTACATGTTAG